A single window of Flagellimonas maritima DNA harbors:
- the cmk gene encoding (d)CMP kinase, whose translation MQKITIAIDGYSSTGKSTLAKRLATALDYVYVDTGAMYRAVTLYALTNKFIGNSEDIASLIAELPNIDLKFVPNNTLGKSEMFLNGENVEKEIRTMMVSEHVSKIAAIKEVRWLLVNMQQQMGKEKGIVMDGRDIGTVVFPDAELKIFMTASPNTRATRRYKELLDRGEEVSFEEVLENVQKRDFIDSTREESPLRKAEDAIEFDNSDMGLDEQFGRIHDYTLRVIAQQN comes from the coding sequence ATGCAAAAAATTACCATAGCTATAGACGGATATTCCTCTACAGGGAAGAGTACTTTGGCAAAACGTTTGGCCACTGCACTAGATTATGTCTATGTGGATACAGGTGCCATGTACCGGGCGGTCACATTATATGCCCTTACCAACAAGTTCATTGGAAATAGTGAAGACATAGCTTCTCTAATCGCGGAATTACCTAATATTGATTTAAAATTTGTTCCGAACAATACTCTTGGAAAATCTGAAATGTTCCTAAATGGTGAAAATGTAGAAAAGGAAATTAGAACAATGATGGTTTCCGAGCATGTGAGCAAAATCGCAGCAATTAAAGAAGTGAGGTGGCTGTTGGTAAATATGCAACAGCAAATGGGAAAAGAAAAAGGAATCGTTATGGATGGCAGGGATATAGGAACTGTCGTCTTTCCCGATGCAGAGCTGAAGATTTTTATGACCGCTTCGCCAAACACCCGGGCAACCAGAAGATATAAGGAATTGTTGGACAGGGGGGAAGAAGTAAGTTTTGAAGAAGTCTTGGAAAATGTTCAAAAAAGGGATTTTATAGACTCTACACGTGAAGAATCCCCTTTACGAAAAGCAGAAGATGCCATTGAATTTGATAATAGCGATATGGGGCTGGATGAGCAGTTTGGGCGTATTCATGATTATACACTTAGGGTTATAGCACAGCAGAATTGA
- a CDS encoding phosphate/phosphite/phosphonate ABC transporter substrate-binding protein has translation MKENQNFILLIVFFGCLFFSCKQDKEAIRLATYTYATNDRIDNIELLSKEFESRLQQKVTMTSYPDVESFITAIKSNEVDIALINTLGYLILASNNEHMLPIANMHIEKDAVDNYKTVLLTNNDSIKNYSRIKDSADTMTMMFVKEGSTSGNLVPRLFLSSIGVPSPESQFKAVKYGGNHTSTFEKLINGGADLCAIGSNEYYKQIKVDSTLKGKVELLWVSDEIPLGPVLVNKEFSLEKQEMISNILSNLHTENPDAFEAIKSGWSEAKQADRFQLISDEYYNSFREVNGNRTYLNDILKMFEN, from the coding sequence ATGAAGGAAAATCAGAATTTTATACTCTTGATTGTATTTTTTGGATGCTTGTTCTTCAGTTGTAAACAAGATAAAGAAGCAATAAGACTTGCTACCTATACCTATGCGACCAACGATAGAATAGATAATATAGAGCTATTATCAAAAGAATTTGAAAGCAGATTGCAACAGAAAGTTACCATGACTAGCTACCCAGATGTTGAGTCTTTTATTACAGCAATAAAGTCGAATGAAGTAGACATCGCTCTTATCAACACTTTGGGATATTTAATACTTGCATCAAATAACGAACACATGCTTCCTATAGCTAATATGCATATTGAAAAGGATGCTGTTGACAATTATAAAACTGTATTGCTTACCAATAACGATAGTATAAAAAATTATTCGAGAATTAAAGATAGCGCGGATACAATGACCATGATGTTCGTTAAAGAAGGATCTACTTCGGGTAACCTGGTTCCTAGACTTTTTTTGAGTTCAATTGGTGTTCCTTCTCCTGAATCTCAATTTAAAGCAGTGAAATATGGGGGGAACCATACTTCAACATTTGAAAAATTAATAAACGGGGGTGCGGATTTATGTGCCATAGGGAGCAATGAATACTATAAACAAATAAAAGTAGATTCAACACTTAAGGGTAAGGTCGAATTGTTGTGGGTTTCAGATGAAATACCGTTAGGACCTGTACTAGTAAATAAAGAATTTTCCCTAGAAAAACAAGAGATGATTTCCAATATTTTATCTAACCTACATACGGAAAATCCAGATGCTTTTGAAGCAATAAAATCTGGCTGGTCAGAAGCAAAACAAGCTGATAGATTTCAGCTAATTTCAGATGAATATTATAATTCTTTTAGAGAGGTCAATGGAAACAGGACCTATTTGAATGATATATTGAAAATGTTTGAAAATTGA
- a CDS encoding LysM peptidoglycan-binding domain-containing protein produces MSAKAKYQAVLDLGQQLGIRDGDVSEDSGVLKIKGEANTQYEKDIIWDKIKQIGGERPSDIKANITVADESVYHRHVVKSGESLSKIAKHYYGDAMKYNKIFDANTNILNNPDVIHPEQVLVIPKI; encoded by the coding sequence ATGAGTGCAAAAGCAAAATACCAAGCAGTTTTGGATTTAGGCCAACAATTGGGCATAAGGGATGGCGATGTTAGTGAGGATAGCGGCGTTCTTAAAATTAAAGGTGAAGCCAATACCCAATATGAAAAAGATATTATATGGGATAAAATAAAGCAGATAGGCGGTGAAAGACCTTCTGATATCAAGGCCAATATTACGGTTGCCGACGAATCTGTCTATCACAGACACGTTGTAAAAAGTGGGGAGTCTTTGAGCAAGATTGCAAAACACTATTATGGCGATGCCATGAAATACAATAAAATTTTTGATGCAAACACCAATATCCTTAACAATCCTGATGTAATCCATCCTGAGCAGGTTTTGGTGATTCCTAAGATTTAA
- the rpsA gene encoding 30S ribosomal protein S1, which produces MAEEKTNVEVEETTTAVQEVKEEVQTQQDPKEYLENFDWEKYEEGIERVDDTKLKEFEALVEENFVDTADEEVVEGQVVHMTDREAIIDINAKSEGVISLNEFRYNPDLKVGDKVEVLIDIREDKTGQLVLSHRKARTIMAWDRVNAAHDKEEIVQGFVKCRTKGGMIVDVFGIEAFLPGSQIDVKPIRDYDQYVGKTMEFKVVKINHEFKNVVVSHKALIEADIEEQKKEIIGQLEKGQVLEGIVKNITSYGVFIDLGGVDGLIHITDLSWSRINHPNEVVELDQKMNVVILDFDDNKSRIQLGLKQLEKHPWDALGDEIKIGDKVKGKVVVIADYGAFIEVAEGVEGLIHVSEMSWSTHLRSAQDFVSVGDEVEAVVLTLDREDRKMSLGIKQLTPDPWTDITSKYPVGSKHKGIVRNFTNFGVFVEMEEGIDGLIYISDLSWTKKIKHPSEFVTVGDTLEVEVLELDVDGRKLSLGHKQTTENPWDKYAKEFAEGTVHKAAISEIVDKGATVVFNEDIVGFVPSRHMEKEDGKKLGKGEEVDFKIIEFNKDFKRVVASHTAIFREQEERNVSTAKRKAAAAADESKTTLGDANSQLQALKDKMEADSKK; this is translated from the coding sequence ATGGCTGAAGAAAAAACAAACGTTGAAGTAGAAGAAACTACAACAGCAGTACAAGAAGTAAAAGAAGAAGTTCAAACCCAACAAGACCCTAAAGAGTATCTTGAAAATTTTGATTGGGAAAAGTACGAAGAAGGAATTGAGCGCGTAGACGATACAAAACTCAAGGAATTTGAAGCACTTGTAGAGGAAAATTTTGTGGATACCGCTGATGAAGAAGTGGTTGAAGGACAAGTAGTTCACATGACAGACCGCGAGGCTATCATTGATATCAATGCAAAGTCAGAAGGTGTTATTTCATTGAACGAGTTCCGTTACAACCCCGATCTTAAAGTTGGGGACAAAGTTGAGGTTCTTATAGATATCCGTGAGGATAAAACAGGACAACTGGTATTGTCTCACAGAAAGGCTAGAACAATTATGGCCTGGGACAGAGTTAATGCTGCCCATGACAAAGAAGAAATTGTTCAAGGTTTTGTAAAATGCAGAACAAAGGGAGGTATGATCGTTGATGTATTTGGAATCGAAGCATTCTTGCCAGGATCTCAAATAGACGTGAAACCCATCCGTGATTACGATCAGTACGTTGGCAAAACCATGGAATTCAAAGTGGTTAAGATTAACCATGAATTCAAAAATGTGGTTGTTTCGCACAAAGCGTTGATTGAAGCTGATATTGAAGAGCAGAAAAAAGAAATCATCGGTCAGTTGGAAAAAGGCCAAGTATTGGAAGGTATTGTTAAGAACATTACCTCTTACGGTGTCTTTATTGATCTTGGTGGTGTTGATGGATTAATACACATTACAGACCTTTCCTGGAGCAGAATCAACCATCCAAATGAAGTGGTTGAACTAGACCAGAAAATGAATGTTGTTATTCTTGATTTTGATGATAACAAATCAAGAATTCAATTGGGTCTTAAGCAATTGGAAAAACATCCTTGGGATGCCTTGGGTGATGAAATAAAAATTGGTGATAAGGTTAAAGGTAAAGTAGTTGTTATTGCAGATTACGGTGCCTTTATAGAAGTTGCCGAAGGTGTTGAAGGATTGATTCACGTTTCTGAAATGTCATGGTCTACACACTTGCGATCTGCTCAGGATTTTGTTAGCGTAGGTGATGAGGTTGAAGCAGTTGTTTTGACTTTGGACAGAGAAGATCGTAAAATGTCCTTGGGCATTAAGCAGTTGACTCCAGATCCATGGACAGATATTACATCTAAATACCCTGTAGGTTCCAAACATAAAGGAATTGTAAGAAACTTTACAAACTTTGGTGTTTTCGTAGAAATGGAAGAAGGAATCGATGGATTGATTTACATCTCCGACCTTTCTTGGACAAAGAAAATCAAGCACCCATCAGAATTTGTAACCGTTGGAGATACTTTGGAAGTAGAAGTCTTGGAATTGGATGTAGATGGACGTAAACTAAGTCTTGGCCATAAACAAACTACAGAAAACCCTTGGGATAAATATGCTAAGGAATTTGCGGAAGGAACTGTGCACAAAGCGGCAATTTCTGAAATCGTAGATAAAGGTGCTACTGTGGTCTTCAATGAAGATATCGTAGGTTTCGTACCTTCAAGACATATGGAGAAGGAAGATGGTAAAAAGCTTGGGAAAGGTGAAGAGGTCGATTTCAAGATTATTGAATTCAATAAAGACTTTAAACGAGTTGTTGCCAGTCATACCGCTATCTTTAGAGAGCAAGAGGAACGCAATGTGAGCACAGCTAAAAGAAAAGCTGCTGCAGCTGCAGATGAGTCTAAGACTACTCTTGGCGATGCAAATTCGCAGTTGCAAGCGTTGAAGGACAAAATGGAAGCTGATTCTAAAAAATAA
- the pyrR gene encoding bifunctional pyr operon transcriptional regulator/uracil phosphoribosyltransferase PyrR: protein MSQRVLLTSKEINIILHRLACQLLENHLDFNNTALIGIQPRGVYLAERLTKILQEEYKVKAIDLGFLDITFYRDDFGRSDKTLKANTTKINFLVEDRNVVFIDDVLYTGRSIRAALTAIQSFGRPSDIELLTLIDRRFSRHLPIQPNYRGRQVDAINEEKVKVMWKENDGKDIVYLVSK from the coding sequence ATGAGTCAAAGAGTACTTCTCACTTCAAAAGAAATCAACATTATATTGCACCGTTTGGCTTGCCAGCTTTTAGAAAATCATTTGGACTTTAATAATACTGCTCTGATTGGAATTCAGCCTAGGGGCGTATATCTAGCAGAACGGTTAACAAAAATTCTTCAAGAAGAATACAAGGTCAAAGCTATTGATTTAGGCTTTTTGGACATCACATTTTATCGTGATGATTTTGGAAGGTCGGACAAAACATTGAAGGCAAACACAACTAAAATCAACTTTTTGGTCGAGGACAGAAATGTGGTTTTTATTGACGATGTACTCTATACAGGAAGAAGCATAAGAGCGGCATTAACGGCCATTCAGTCTTTTGGGAGACCTTCGGACATTGAATTGTTGACCTTGATAGATAGAAGATTCAGTAGACATTTACCAATACAGCCCAATTATAGAGGACGTCAGGTAGATGCCATCAATGAAGAAAAAGTAAAGGTGATGTGGAAGGAAAATGACGGAAAGGATATTGTGTATTTAGTAAGCAAATAA
- a CDS encoding aspartate carbamoyltransferase catalytic subunit: MSELSVNHLLGIKYLNKKDIELIFETADHFKEVINRSIKKVPTLRDITIANIFFENSTRTKLSFELAEKRLSADVINFSASQSSVKKGETLIDTVNNILSMKVDMVVMRHPNPGAGIFLSKHVEASIINAGDGAHEHPTQALLDSYSIREKLGSVKGKNVVIVGDILHSRVALSNIFALKLQGANVKVCGPRTLIPKHIESLGIEVETDLRKALDWCDVANMLRVQNERMDISYFPSTREYTQQFGINKKLLNSLDKQIIIMHPGPINRGVEITSDVADSKQSIILEQVENGVAIRMAVIYLLASKI; the protein is encoded by the coding sequence ATGAGCGAATTAAGTGTCAATCACTTATTGGGAATAAAATATCTGAACAAAAAGGATATCGAGCTCATATTTGAAACTGCGGATCACTTTAAGGAGGTTATCAATCGCTCTATCAAAAAGGTTCCCACTCTTAGGGACATTACCATTGCCAACATTTTTTTTGAGAACAGTACGCGTACCAAACTTTCTTTTGAGTTAGCAGAAAAACGTTTATCCGCGGATGTAATCAATTTTTCGGCATCGCAATCCTCTGTCAAGAAAGGGGAGACATTGATTGACACGGTGAACAACATTCTATCAATGAAAGTGGACATGGTTGTCATGCGTCATCCTAATCCCGGTGCTGGAATTTTTCTTTCAAAACATGTAGAGGCATCTATTATAAATGCTGGCGACGGGGCTCATGAACATCCCACACAAGCTTTGTTGGATTCGTACTCCATACGTGAAAAATTAGGAAGCGTAAAGGGCAAAAATGTTGTTATTGTTGGCGATATTTTACATTCAAGAGTAGCATTATCAAATATATTTGCCCTAAAATTACAAGGGGCCAATGTAAAGGTCTGTGGACCAAGAACATTGATTCCAAAACATATAGAATCTCTGGGTATAGAAGTTGAAACTGATCTGCGAAAAGCCTTGGACTGGTGCGATGTTGCCAACATGCTCCGTGTACAGAACGAACGGATGGATATTAGCTATTTTCCATCAACACGGGAATACACCCAACAATTTGGAATCAACAAGAAACTATTGAACAGTTTGGATAAACAAATTATAATCATGCACCCAGGACCTATAAATAGGGGAGTGGAGATTACAAGCGATGTTGCAGATTCCAAACAGTCCATAATCTTGGAACAGGTAGAAAATGGAGTAGCCATTCGTATGGCTGTGATTTACTTGCTGGCATCAAAAATTTAA
- a CDS encoding ribonuclease Z, which translates to MIFDKEGITTTVFQENISISTFLENFKNGYSKIKNDNIIINLFSFDKLTKNDILEFLTVSNEHKVLGKSFVLVTDKVSYDDIPEEISLVPSIQEAKDIIEMEEIERDLGI; encoded by the coding sequence ATGATTTTCGATAAGGAAGGTATAACGACAACAGTTTTTCAAGAGAACATATCAATTTCCACATTTTTGGAGAACTTTAAAAATGGATACTCCAAAATTAAAAATGATAATATTATTATCAATCTTTTTTCATTTGATAAGCTTACCAAGAACGATATTTTAGAATTTTTGACAGTCTCGAATGAACATAAAGTTTTGGGCAAATCTTTTGTTTTAGTAACCGATAAGGTTTCTTATGACGATATTCCAGAGGAAATTAGCCTAGTCCCATCAATACAAGAAGCAAAGGATATCATTGAAATGGAAGAAATAGAACGGGATTTGGGGATTTGA
- a CDS encoding ribonuclease Z, with translation MKLTILGCYSATPRTFTNPTSQVLEIRNHLFLIDCGEGTQVQLRKNKIKFSQIKHIFISHLHGDHFFGLPGLVSTFRLLGRESELHIYGPKGIKEAITLLLKLGNSWTNYPLVFHELDSKESEFIFEDDKVGVHTIPLKHRVYTNGFLFKEKVAPRKLDVEAVAEYKVDKSQFNNIKAGADVVLDSGERIMNSKLTLEPPLPKSYAFCSDTVYSESIIPIIKNVDMLYHESTFLETELHLCEKTKHSTAKQAAQIAKMANAGNLILGHYSTRYKSIELFREEALKVFPNVELADDGKSFEL, from the coding sequence ATGAAGTTGACCATTCTGGGATGTTATTCCGCAACTCCTCGCACATTTACAAATCCCACATCACAGGTTTTGGAAATAAGGAACCATCTTTTTTTGATTGATTGTGGAGAAGGAACCCAAGTACAATTGCGAAAAAATAAAATAAAGTTTTCCCAAATCAAGCATATTTTCATTTCGCATTTGCATGGAGATCATTTTTTTGGCCTACCAGGTCTAGTATCCACATTTAGATTGTTGGGAAGAGAGTCGGAGCTTCATATCTATGGCCCAAAGGGCATTAAAGAAGCAATAACGCTTTTACTTAAACTGGGAAATTCATGGACCAACTATCCCCTTGTTTTCCATGAACTCGATTCAAAAGAATCTGAGTTTATCTTTGAAGATGATAAAGTGGGTGTGCATACCATACCTTTAAAACACAGGGTCTACACCAATGGTTTTTTGTTTAAGGAGAAAGTAGCTCCCAGAAAATTGGATGTTGAGGCTGTAGCTGAATATAAAGTCGATAAAAGCCAATTCAATAATATTAAAGCTGGAGCAGACGTAGTTTTGGATAGCGGTGAAAGAATTATGAACAGCAAGCTTACCTTAGAGCCGCCATTGCCAAAAAGTTATGCCTTTTGTAGTGATACCGTATACAGTGAATCGATAATTCCCATAATTAAAAATGTGGATATGCTCTACCACGAATCTACGTTCTTGGAAACTGAATTGCATCTTTGTGAAAAAACAAAACATTCCACAGCAAAACAAGCAGCGCAGATAGCGAAGATGGCTAATGCAGGAAACCTTATTTTAGGACATTATTCAACGAGGTACAAGTCCATTGAGCTTTTTAGGGAAGAAGCCCTAAAGGTATTTCCAAATGTAGAACTTGCCGACGACGGTAAATCTTTTGAGCTTTAA
- the pdxH gene encoding pyridoxamine 5'-phosphate oxidase has protein sequence MQKDLSNYRKSYEKSELMENSIKENPLEQFQKWFYEVESMDGLDEPNAMTVSTIGLDGFPKNRVVLMKKFTHEGFIFYTNYQSEKGKAIESDPSVCLSFFWPNLERQVIIKGKAEKIAENLSDGYFESRPVGSQLGAIVSNQSSIIASRKVLEEKLNELETKYQDREIERPSYWGGYLVRPISLEFWQGRPNRLHDRIRYTLQKDFNWKIERLQP, from the coding sequence ATGCAAAAAGACCTTAGCAATTACCGAAAATCGTATGAAAAGAGCGAATTAATGGAAAATTCAATCAAGGAAAATCCATTGGAACAATTTCAAAAATGGTTTTATGAGGTTGAGTCCATGGATGGTTTGGATGAGCCCAATGCAATGACAGTTTCTACGATAGGATTGGACGGTTTCCCAAAAAATAGAGTGGTGTTGATGAAAAAGTTTACACACGAGGGCTTTATTTTTTATACCAATTATCAAAGCGAGAAAGGCAAAGCAATAGAAAGCGACCCTTCCGTTTGCCTTTCCTTTTTCTGGCCCAATTTAGAACGTCAAGTAATCATAAAAGGTAAGGCCGAAAAAATAGCGGAAAATTTGTCTGACGGTTACTTTGAATCAAGACCCGTGGGAAGCCAACTTGGCGCCATTGTATCCAATCAAAGTAGCATTATAGCATCAAGAAAAGTATTAGAAGAAAAACTGAATGAGTTGGAGACAAAATATCAGGATAGGGAGATTGAAAGGCCATCATATTGGGGCGGTTACTTGGTAAGACCAATTTCTTTGGAATTCTGGCAAGGTCGTCCCAACCGCTTGCACGATCGCATAAGATATACCCTTCAAAAGGACTTTAATTGGAAAATAGAACGTTTACAACCTTAA
- a CDS encoding SixA phosphatase family protein, with amino-acid sequence MKTLILVRHGKSSWDYEVSDKDRPLKERGINDGHLVSTAFKNNDIKIDFAFSSPANRAFHTSMIFLRNITFDFNKYQVQEALYDFSGGSVQEFVKNLDNTMDTVIIFGHNHAFTSLANTWGDQYIDNVPTTGLVQIKFDVSKWDELTKGTTEQTIFPKYLK; translated from the coding sequence ATGAAAACTTTAATTTTGGTCAGACACGGAAAATCTTCTTGGGACTATGAAGTTTCGGACAAGGACAGACCCTTAAAAGAAAGGGGAATCAATGACGGTCATTTGGTTTCCACAGCATTTAAAAATAATGATATTAAAATTGATTTTGCTTTTTCCAGCCCTGCAAATAGAGCTTTTCACACTTCAATGATTTTTTTACGGAACATTACTTTTGATTTTAATAAATATCAAGTTCAGGAAGCACTTTACGATTTTTCTGGAGGTAGCGTGCAGGAGTTTGTCAAAAATTTGGACAATACAATGGACACTGTTATTATTTTTGGTCATAACCATGCCTTTACATCACTTGCAAATACATGGGGAGATCAGTATATTGATAATGTTCCCACAACTGGATTGGTACAAATTAAATTTGATGTTTCAAAATGGGATGAACTTACAAAAGGAACGACAGAACAGACTATCTTCCCAAAATACTTAAAATAA
- the ppk1 gene encoding polyphosphate kinase 1, which translates to MIKLKNEYVNREISWLHFNARVLQESADSNVPLIDRLRFLGIFSNNLDEFFKVRYATVKRIVDAGKTGKSVLGGEKAKDLLEEITKIVIAQQARSLEILNSIEEELKEENIFIIDENEVDEDQAEFIREYFFKKVNQELMTIILNDLTEFPLLKDTAAYLAVKMVMVDNNASSNYGNNRYALIEIPKGIDRFIVLPKQGEKNYIILLDDLIRFCLDSVFTMFEFKSITAHMIKITRDAELDIDNDLTKSFIEKISSSVEDRKVSDPVRFVYDKNIDKDTLQFLKEKMNIIDTDSVIPGGKYHNRRDYMGFPSLGRDDLMYTKIEPLQVKGLSMTGSLLEMIGQKDHLIYTPYHTFTYVTKFLREAALDPKVRAIKITVYRLANDSQIASALINAVKNGKQVTVQIELQARFDEQANIMYANQLQAEGINLIFGVPGLKVHSKICLIEREETEGLKRYGFISTGNFNESTAKIYTDYTLFTAHEGILKEMSRVFEFFETNYKIHKYKHLIVSPHYTKSSFLKLINDEIENAEAGREAYIGIKMNSLTSYKMVDKLYEASRAGVKIQLIIRGVCCLIPGVEDMSENIEAISIVDKFLEHPRLFIFGNQGNPKVYISSADWMTRNLDFRVEVGCPIYDPDVKQELLDTFHISWQDNMKARIFSKNQDNAYRKKDVDNPKLRSQFALYDYYKQKLES; encoded by the coding sequence ATGATCAAGCTAAAGAACGAATACGTCAATAGAGAAATAAGTTGGTTACATTTTAATGCCAGGGTGCTTCAAGAAAGTGCGGACAGTAATGTACCGTTAATTGATAGATTAAGGTTCTTAGGTATTTTCAGCAATAATCTTGACGAGTTTTTTAAGGTCAGGTATGCAACGGTTAAACGTATCGTTGATGCTGGTAAGACCGGTAAAAGTGTGCTTGGGGGTGAAAAGGCAAAAGACCTTTTGGAAGAGATTACCAAAATCGTAATTGCCCAACAAGCAAGAAGTCTAGAAATCCTAAATAGTATTGAAGAAGAGCTGAAGGAAGAAAATATTTTCATTATTGATGAAAATGAAGTGGATGAAGACCAAGCTGAATTCATAAGGGAGTATTTCTTCAAGAAAGTGAATCAAGAGTTGATGACCATTATCCTCAACGACCTTACTGAATTTCCTTTACTTAAAGACACAGCTGCCTATTTGGCCGTTAAAATGGTGATGGTAGATAATAATGCATCAAGTAATTATGGAAATAACAGATATGCATTGATAGAAATTCCGAAAGGGATAGACCGTTTTATCGTTCTTCCAAAACAGGGAGAAAAAAACTATATTATTCTTTTAGATGATTTGATTCGATTTTGCCTTGATAGCGTTTTCACCATGTTTGAATTCAAGTCGATTACGGCGCATATGATCAAAATTACACGTGATGCCGAATTGGATATCGACAATGATTTGACCAAAAGTTTTATAGAAAAGATTTCATCGAGCGTAGAAGATAGAAAAGTAAGTGATCCTGTTCGTTTTGTTTACGATAAAAATATAGATAAGGATACCCTCCAGTTCCTAAAGGAAAAAATGAACATTATAGATACGGATAGTGTTATTCCAGGTGGAAAATACCATAATAGAAGAGATTATATGGGCTTTCCAAGTCTGGGCAGGGATGATTTGATGTATACCAAAATTGAACCACTCCAAGTAAAGGGTTTGAGTATGACAGGGAGTCTCTTGGAGATGATAGGCCAGAAAGACCATTTGATTTATACTCCATACCACACTTTTACCTATGTGACAAAATTTTTAAGGGAAGCTGCATTGGATCCAAAGGTTCGCGCAATAAAGATTACAGTATATCGCTTGGCCAATGATAGTCAAATAGCTTCTGCATTGATAAATGCGGTCAAAAACGGGAAACAGGTAACTGTACAAATAGAGTTACAGGCCAGATTTGATGAGCAAGCCAATATTATGTATGCCAATCAATTACAGGCCGAAGGAATTAATTTGATATTTGGAGTACCGGGACTCAAGGTTCACAGTAAGATTTGCTTAATAGAGCGAGAAGAAACAGAGGGCCTCAAAAGATATGGTTTTATAAGTACGGGCAATTTCAACGAATCGACTGCAAAAATTTATACAGATTACACATTGTTTACCGCGCATGAAGGTATTTTGAAAGAAATGAGCAGGGTATTTGAGTTTTTTGAGACCAATTATAAAATTCATAAATACAAGCATCTAATTGTGTCGCCCCATTACACAAAATCTTCTTTCTTAAAGCTAATAAACGATGAAATTGAGAATGCGGAAGCAGGTAGAGAAGCATATATAGGTATAAAGATGAACAGTTTAACATCATATAAAATGGTTGATAAACTGTATGAGGCGAGTAGGGCAGGAGTGAAAATACAATTGATTATAAGAGGAGTATGCTGTCTAATTCCCGGTGTTGAAGATATGAGTGAGAATATTGAGGCAATCAGCATTGTGGATAAATTCTTGGAACATCCCAGACTTTTCATTTTTGGGAATCAGGGAAATCCAAAAGTTTATATTTCATCTGCAGATTGGATGACAAGAAATCTAGATTTTAGGGTGGAAGTAGGTTGCCCCATTTATGACCCTGATGTTAAACAAGAGCTACTGGATACTTTCCATATATCTTGGCAGGACAACATGAAGGCACGAATTTTTTCGAAAAATCAGGATAATGCTTATAGAAAAAAAGATGTGGATAATCCCAAATTGAGATCTCAGTTTGCACTTTATGATTATTATAAACAAAAGCTCGAATCTTAA